The Pseudoxanthomonas sp. genome segment TCGCGATGAGGCTTTACCGATGGCCATCGCGACTCACGTCGCTCCCACGGGGATGCGTCGGTTACGGCACGTGGCGTCGCATGAACCCATCCACCGCGTTCGTGTAATCCGACGGCAAGCCGAGCTCGCGGTTCACTTCCGCGTGCGAGAGATCCTGCGGCAGCACCGCCATCGTCAGGCCCAGCGTCTCGGCCTTCTCGGCCATCGCGCGGCCCTGCGGGCAGGCATCCCTGCGGTGGGAGGAGCAGACGAACAGCATCGGCACTGCGTCGCGGGTGAGCTGGTGGTACGGCGAGGCGGCGATCCAGTCGGCCGGGTTCCTGCCGAAGGCGGTGTCGTAGATGCGCGGCAGTGGTGGCTTCTTCATCGTCAGCGGCACGTCCAGCGCGCCGCTGTCCAGCGACACGACGGCGCGCGGTGCCGTCGCGCCGGCCTCGCGCCACAGCGTGGACGAGGCACCGACCAGCGCGGCGAGATGCGCGCCGGCGGAGTGGCCCATCAGCAGCACGCGCGAGGCGTCGCCGTTCCACCCGGGTGCACGCCGCTGCACGGCGGCCAACGCACGGGCGACATCGCGTGCCTGGTCGAGCGGCGCGGTGTCCGGCCGCAGGCGGTAGTTGGTGGAGACCAGGATGTAGCCCTCCGGCAGCCAGTAGGCGGCCTTGTTCTCGACCACGCCGGGATTGTCCTTGTTGCCGTTGGCCCAGCCGCCGCCGTGGACGAACAGCAGGATCGGCGCGTTGCGCGGCTGCGCCGGCAGGTAGACATCGAAACGCTGGCGCGGATCGTCGCCATAGGCGACATCGCGCAGCGCCCTCGCGCCCGCCGGGAGGGCCGGCGCGCGCGCGGCGGGCTGCCGCGAGGCCTCGCGCGCCTGCTGCAGGCGTTCGCGGAAGGTCTGGGCCGCCAGCGGCGGCAGCATCACGATCAGGGCGACGGCCAGCAGGCCGGCGCGGAACGGCTTCTTCATCGCATCACCTCGTGGGGCCATCGATTCAGCCGGCGCGCACCACCAGTTGCGCACGCAGGCCGTGGGGCGTGTTCGGCAACAGTCGCAGCGCGCCGCCATGCTGGCGCGCGACGCGGTCGACGATCGGCAGGCCCAGGCCGCTGCCGCCCTGTGCCTGGTCGTGGACGAAGGGCTGGCGGGCGCGTTCGGCAGCCTCGGCGGACAGGCCGGGGCCGCCGTCGGCGACCTCGACCACCCAGGCCGATCCTTCGGCCCACAGCCGCAGCGACAGCGGCAACGCACCATGCCGCTCGGCGTTGACCAGCAGGTTCTCGACCGCGCGCAGCAGCGCCATCGGTTTGCCGGGCAGCAGCGCGTGCTCGGGAAGGTCGACCCGCCAGCCCTTCGAGGACGCGGCGACCGCGTGCCGGCAGATCGCGGCCAGGTCGACGGTCTCGCTGCCTTCGTCGCGACCGTCGCGCGCGAAGGCGATGAACTGGCCGAGGATGGCGTCCATCTCGGCGATGTCGCGATGCATGCTGCGGGTCAGGTCGGGATCGTTATCGGGGACCATCTCCAGCGCGAACTGCAGGCGCGTCAAGGGCGTGCGCAGGTCGTGCGAGATGCCGGCCAGCAGCAGCGCGCGCTCGTCCGCGGCGGCCCGCACATCGCGACTGGCATCGCCCAGCGCCTGCGCCAGGTCCGTCACTTCGCGCGGGCCACGCGCATGCACCGGCGGCGGCGCATCGCCGCGCACGATGGCCGGCGCGGCGGCGGCGAGCCGGCGCAGCGGCTGCACCAGGCGACGGGCGAAGTACGCCGCAGCCAGCCACACCAGCGCCACGCAGCCGATCAGCATGAACACAGAGAACCGGCGCACGCCGGTGCCGGGGCGGTCGTAGGCGAACGAGACCCACAGCGGTTCACGCGTGGCCGGTTTCAGCCAGATCACCCGCAAGCCACGGCCGGCATCCATGCGCAGCTCGCGACCGGCGCCCAGCGTGCCGGCGGCCTGTTCGCGCAGTTCACGCAGCAACGGCGCGAAGCGCGGCCGCGCGTCGGCCGGCGGCGTGCTGCGCACCTCCAGGCCGGCATCGCGCAGCTGCGCGACGGTGCGCGCATGCGGCTGGTGTTGATCGAGCGCTTCGACGACGTCGGCGAAGCCCTGCATGGCGCGCAGCAACTGGTCCGCCGCCGGTCGCGTGGCCAGTTCGCGCCCCAGCACCAGCGCCAGCACGCCCGCGCCGATCAGCACCAGCGCGATCACCAGCACCAGTTGGCCGAACACGCTGCGCGGCAGCGGCGACCTCATGGCGCGGCCTCCGGCGGCACGAACACATAGCCCACGCCCCAGACCGTCTGGATCAGGCGCGGCTGCCGCGGATCGTCTTCCAGCAAACGGCGCAGGCGCGCGATGGTGACGTCCATGCTGCGCTCGAAGGCGTCGTGCTCTCGCCCGCGCGCCAGACTCATCAGGCGGTCGCGGCTGAGCGGCTGGCGCGGGTGCCGCAGCAGCACCGACAGCACGGCGAACTCGCCGCCGGTCAGCCGCAGCAGCGCGCCATCGCGGGTCAGTTCGCGCCGGCCGAGGTCGAGACGGAACGGACCGAACGCCACCTCGCCGCCCTCGGGTTGCGGTGCGCCCGGGACGGGGCGCGTGCGCCGCAGCACCGAGCGGATGCGCGCCAGCAGTTCGCGCGGATTGACCGGCTTGGGCACGTAATCGTCCGCGCCGATCTCAAGGCCGACGATGCGGTCGATCTCGTCGCCCTTCGCCGTGAGCATGACGATGGGCGTGGCATCGCCCTGGCCGCGCAGGCGGCGGCAGATGTCCAGGCCGCTTTCGCCGGGCAGCATCAGGTCCAGCACGATCAGGTCGAAGTGGCCGCGGTCCAGCGCCTGCCGCAGCTGCACGCCATCGCCCACGCCGCGCACGTCGAAGCCCTGCGACTGCAGGTAGCGCTGCAGCAGCTCGCGCAGGCGCAGATCGTCGTCGACCAGCAACACACGGGGCAGGGTGTCGTCCATGCGGCCACTATCGCCCGCCGTCGCGACGGCCGGCAAACCCTGTCAGCGGCCCGTTTGTAAGCAGATATGTCCGTCATGGCCGGCAGACACATCCGCTGGCAACCACGACACACCTGCCCGCGTGGCCCGGCCTACCGTGGCGCTGCCGCCGCTTCCCCGTGCGGCCTTCCCTTCCCCGACGAGGATTCCGCCATGAGCAAGACCCCGCTCCTGATCGCCACCGCCTTCGTGCTGTGCGCCACCGCGCTGTTCGCCGGCCACGCCGACGCCCGCGAGCGCAGCCGCGCCGTGCAGCGCACCCCGCAGGGCGGCAGCGTCGCCGTCGAGCGCAGCAACGCGCGCTTCGAGAGCCAGCGCCAGCGCGCGTGGCAGGCCGACGGCCAGGGCAACGCCAGCGCGTCGCGCAACGGCCGCATCGCCGGCGTCCACGGAGGCAGCGCCGGTGCCGAGCGCAGCGCCTACCGCAACGCCGATGGCAGCGCCGGCCGCCAGGGCAGCGCGTACGCGAACGGCCCCAACGGCGGCAGCGCCAGTACCAGCGGCGGCATCAGCCGCGATGCCGACGGCAACGTGACCGGCGCGCGCACCACCACCGCCACCGGTGCGAACGGCAACGGCTATACCGGCAGCACGACGGTCTCGGACGGCACGCTGGTGCACAGCCGCAGCTGCACCAGTGCCGCCGGTGACGTCATCGCCTGTCCGCGCGGCCACTGACCGGACGGCGGCACCTGCTTTCCCGCAGGCGCGGTGGCAGGGCACTCCCCCCTGCCGCACGGATGCATTCCCGCGCCGCCGCGCCTGCACCTTTTCTTTCCTTCACTTGGAGATTCCCGATGTCGCGTTCCATCCTGCTTCCGTTCGCCACCGCGCTGTCCGTGTTCGCGCTGGCCGCCCCCGTCGCCGCGCAGCAGCGCGCGCTCACCGACGAGCAGAAGGCCGCCCTGCTTGAACGCCTGAAAGCCGCCGACACCAATGGCGATGGCGTGATCGACAAGGCCGAGGCGGAGGCGAAACTGCCGCGCCTCGCCAAGCGCTTCGACACGCTCGATGCCGACGGCAACGGCACGCTGTCGCCGGACGAAATGCGCGCGGCGGGCCAGAAGATGGCCGCGCGGCGCACGCGCTGAGTCCGAGCGATGGAGGACCTCCGCCTGTTCGCCGGCTTGCCGCTGCCGTTGCTCATCCTCGTCGCCATCGCCGCGCTGGAGGCGGCGTGGCTCGCCCGGCGCGGCGTGCGCTACGACTGGAAAGGCTACTGGGCCTCGTTCGGCGATGCGGCCGGCCGCGCGCTGCTCGGCCTGCTGATCCAGGGCGGCCTGGTGGGCGTGCTGCTGTTCGCGATCTGGGAATTCCGCCTGACCACGATCGCGATGGACCGCCCCTGGCACTGGATCGCGCTCTTCGTCGGCCAGGAGTTCTGCTATTACTGGATGCACCGCGCCGACCACCGCGTGCGCTGGTTCTGGCTGAACCATTCGGTGCATCACTCGGCCGAGCAGTACAACCTGTCCACGGCGTACCGCCTCGGCTGGACCGGCAAGCTGACCGGCGCGGCAGTGTTCTTCGGCCCACTGGTCTGGCTGGGCTTCCCGGTGCCGTACGTGGTCGGCGCGCTGGCGCTGAACCTGCTGTACCAGTACTGGCTGCACACGGAACTGGTGCCGCGCCTGCCACGCCCCATCGAGTTCGTGTTCAACACGCCGGCGCACCACCGCGTGCACCACGCCAGCAATCCGGAATACCTGGACTGCAACTACGGCGGCGTGCTGATCGTGTTCGACCGCCTGTTCGGTACCTGCCGCGAGGAACGCCCCGGCGTGCCGATCCGCTATGGACTGGTGGATCCGGTGCGCAGCTACAACCCGGTGAAGATCGCCTTCCACGCCTGGGTGAAGCTGCTGCGCGACCTGCGGCGCGCGCGTGGCCTGCGGCAGGTGGGCATGACCCTGTTCGGTCCGCCCGGGTATGTCCCCGGCGGCACGGACGACGGTCGTCCGAGGGGTTGAGAGTGGCCCGGGCCGGCGCGGCCGGCGACAATACGCGCCCCCGGCGGCCCCACGCCGCCCGCACGCCGAGCCCCATGACCGCCTTCGTTTCGCCCGACCGCATCCGCTGCCTGTTCGCCCAGGCCATGTCCGACATGTACCGCGCCGAGGTGCCGCTGTATGGCGACCTGATCGCGCTGGTCGGCGACATCAACGCCGACACGCTGCAACGCGATCCGGCGCTGGCCGAACGCCTGCAGCGCACCGGCGAAACCGAGCGCCTGGACCTGGAGCGCCATGGCGCCATCCGCGTGGGCACGCCGGCGGAACTGGCGATGCTGGGCCGTGTGTTCGCGCTGATGGGCATGCACCCGGTGGGCTACTACGACCTGACCGTGGCCGGCGTGCCGGTGCACGCCACCGCCTTCCGGCCGCTGACCGAAGAAGCGCTGGCGGCGAATCCGTTCCGCATCTTCACCTCGCTGCTGCGGCTGGAGCTGATCGCCGATGCCGCGCTGCGTGCCGAAGCGGAGGCGATCCTGGCGCGGCGCGACATCTTCACCGCCGGCGCGCGCGCGCTGGTGGACCAGGCCGAACGCGACGGCGGCCTGTCCGACGCCGATGCGCAGCGCTTCGTCGCCGAGGTGCTGGAAACCTTCCGCTGGCATGGCGATGCGACCGTCTCGCTGGAGACCTACCGCGCGCTGCATGGCCTGCACCGCCTGGTCGCCGACGTGGTCAGTTTCCGCGGCCCGCACATCAACCACCTCACCCCGCGCACCCTGGACATCGACGCCGCGCAGGCCGCGATGCTGGAACGCGGCCTGCAGGCCAAGGCGCTGATCGAAGGCCCACCGCGCCGCGCCGTGCCCATCCTGCTGCGGCAGACCAGCTTCAAGGCGCTGGAAGAGGAGGTCGCCTTCCCCGACGCCACCGGCACGCTGGTGCCCGGCAGCCACAGCGCGCGTTTCGGCGAGATCGAACAGCGCGGCCTGGCGCTGACCCCGGCCGGGCGCGAGCTCTACGACCGCCTGCTGGCGCAGGTGCGCCAGGCGGGCGGCGCCGGCAATACCGCGGCGGACTATCCGCAGCGGCTGGCGGAGGCGTTCGCGGAATTTCCGGACGACGAGACCGCGCTGCGCCGCGATGGCCTGGGCTACTTCCGCTACCGCCTGATCGATGCCGGCGCGGCCATGCCGGCCAGCGAACGCGCCGCGCTGACGCCGGATGCGCTGGTCGACGCCGGCTTCGCCGTCGCCGACCCCATCGTCTACGAGGACTTCCTGCCGGTCAGCGCGGCCGGCATCTTCCAGTCCAACCTCGGCGGCGGCGAACAGCGCGCCTACGACGCGCATGCCAACCAGGAGGCGTTCGAGGCTGCGCTGGGCAAGGCGATCCATGATCCGTTCGCGCTGTACGCGCGGGCGCAGGATGCCTCAATCGCCGCGCTGCGGCGCTGACGTAGGGCGGGCCCCGGCCCGCCATTGCCACGCCGGGCCTCACGACGCGACCCGGCGATCGGCGGTGTCGCCACCTCTCCACGGCACTCGACGCGTGCGATGGGCCAAGGCCCACCCTACGATGCTGACGCCTGACGTCTTACTCCCTCTCCCCGTACAACGGGGAGAGGGTGCCCAACGGGCGGGTGAGGGGCGAACGGAGTCCGGACACCTCACTTCGTTGGATCGGGACAACATTCCGTTGATAACGAAGCGCTCCACTCGCGAGTCGTGACCGCGCCTGCCCCTCATCCGCCCCCGTATCAAGTACGGGGCAGGCTCTTCGGGCACCTTCTCCCCGCCCAGCGGGGAGAAGGACTCAGCGCAGCAATGCGAAACCGTGAAACCCGCATGGCACCGACGAGCGCTGTTCCACACAACATTTCGTGTTGACGCTTCCCGGCACCCCCACTATCTTGTGGCCGTCGGTTCCGGTGGTCGCAAGCCACGGGATTAAAACGGGAAGCCGGTGACGCGTTCGCGCCACTCCGGCACTGCCCCGCAGCGGTAATTGGGAACGAACCCGCCACCAGCACTGAGGCGCCATGCCTTGGGAAGCGGTGGGTGTAGGAAGAAGGCTCGCCCTTCGCGCCCATGAGTCCGAAGACCTGCCGACAGCCGCGCGATGCACACCGCGCGGTGCCGGCCGCGGATTCTCCGGGGGGAGAGGGCTGGCGAAGCAGGGCGCCCGCAGTCCGTCTGCGCGGTCGCGTCCCCTGCGACGCCGCTTCCCCACTGTGATCCTCCATCCGGCCTTGCGCAGCCCTGCGAGGGACGGGCCGCCGCGTGCACCACGCATGGAGGACTCGCATGACCCCGACCGACACCGCCGTCGCCGACGCCGGCACCATCCCGTCCCAGAAGGACGCGTTCGCCCTGACCCCGCCGCCCACCGCCACCGCCATGAGCGTGACCAAGCGCAACGGCAGCCGCGAGCCGGTGGACCTCAACAAGATCGTGCGCGCGGTGCAGCGCAACTGCGAAGGCCTGCATGCCATCGACCCGATGCGCGTGGCCACCCGCACCATCTCCGGCCTGTACGACGGCGCCAGCACGCGCGAACTGGACGAACTGTCGATCCGCACCGCCGCGCTGCTGACCGGCGAGGAGCCCGAATACAGCCGCCTGGCCGCGCGCCTGCTGGCCGGCTACATCACCAAGGAAGTCACCGGCCAGGAGATCCATGCGTTCTCGCAGTCGGTGACGCGCGGCCACGAGGTCGGCCTGATCAACGAGCGCCTGCTGAACTTCGTGCAGACCAACGCGCGCAAGCTCAACGATGCGCTGGACGCCTCGCTCGACCTGCACTTCGACTACTTCGGCCTGCGCACGCTGTACGACCGCTACCTGCTGCGCCACCCACACACGCGCAAGGTGATCGAGACGCCGCAGCAGTTCTTCCTGCGCATCGCCTGCGCGCTGAGCGAGGACGTGCCGGAAGCGCTGGCGCTGTACCGCCGCATGGGCCACCTGGACTACCTGCCCAGCTCGCCGACGCTGTTCAACAGCGGCACCACGCACGAGCAGCTGTCCTCGTGCTTCCTGCTGGACTCGCCGCAGGACACGCTGGAATCGATCTACGCCAGGTACGGCGATATCGCCCAGCTGAGCAAGTTCAGCGGCGGCATCGGCGTGAGCTACACGCGCGTGCGGTCGCGCGGCTCGCTGATCAAGTCCACCAACGGCCACAGCAACGGCATCGTGCCGTGGCTGAAGACGCTGGACTCCTCGGTCGCGGCGGTCAACCAGGGCGGCAAGCGCAAGGGCGCGGCCTGCGTGTACCTGGAAACCTGGCATGCCGACATCGAGGATTTCCTGGAACTGCGCGACAACACCGGCGACGAAGCGCGCCGCACGCACAACCTCAACCTGGCCAACTGGGTGCCGGACCTGTTCATGAAGCGCGTGGAGGCCGACCAGGACTGGTCGCTGTTCGATCCGCGCGTGGTGCCGGAACTGACAGATCTGTATGGCGCGGCATTCGATCTGGCGTACACGCAGGCCGAGCTGCAGGGCAAGGCGATCAAGACCGTTTCCGCCCGCAAGCTGTACGGCCGGATGATGCGCACGCTGGCCGAGACCGGCAACGGCTGGATGACGTTCAAGGACAAGTGCAACGCCGCCAGCAACCAGACGCTGCGGCCGGGCAACGTGATCCACCTGTCGAACCTGTGCACCGAGATCCTGGAGGTCACCTCGGCGGACGAGACCGCGGTGTGCAACTTGGGGTCGATCAATCTGGCGCGCCATTTCGACCGCGATGCCGAGACCGGCCGCGAGTGGTTCGATTTCGACAAGCTGGCCGAAACCGTCCGTCTGGCCGTGCGCCAGCTGGACCGCGTGATCGACCTGAACTTCTATCCGATCGAGACCGCGCGCCGCGGCAACCTGCGCTGGCGGCCGGTGGGCCTGGGCTGCATGGGCCTGCAGGACGTGTTCTTCAAGCTGCGCCTGCCGTTCGACAGCGCCGAGGCGCGCGCGCTGTCGGCGAAGATCGCCGAAACCA includes the following:
- a CDS encoding alpha/beta hydrolase → MKKPFRAGLLAVALIVMLPPLAAQTFRERLQQAREASRQPAARAPALPAGARALRDVAYGDDPRQRFDVYLPAQPRNAPILLFVHGGGWANGNKDNPGVVENKAAYWLPEGYILVSTNYRLRPDTAPLDQARDVARALAAVQRRAPGWNGDASRVLLMGHSAGAHLAALVGASSTLWREAGATAPRAVVSLDSGALDVPLTMKKPPLPRIYDTAFGRNPADWIAASPYHQLTRDAVPMLFVCSSHRRDACPQGRAMAEKAETLGLTMAVLPQDLSHAEVNRELGLPSDYTNAVDGFMRRHVP
- a CDS encoding ATP-binding protein, whose amino-acid sequence is MRSPLPRSVFGQLVLVIALVLIGAGVLALVLGRELATRPAADQLLRAMQGFADVVEALDQHQPHARTVAQLRDAGLEVRSTPPADARPRFAPLLRELREQAAGTLGAGRELRMDAGRGLRVIWLKPATREPLWVSFAYDRPGTGVRRFSVFMLIGCVALVWLAAAYFARRLVQPLRRLAAAAPAIVRGDAPPPVHARGPREVTDLAQALGDASRDVRAAADERALLLAGISHDLRTPLTRLQFALEMVPDNDPDLTRSMHRDIAEMDAILGQFIAFARDGRDEGSETVDLAAICRHAVAASSKGWRVDLPEHALLPGKPMALLRAVENLLVNAERHGALPLSLRLWAEGSAWVVEVADGGPGLSAEAAERARQPFVHDQAQGGSGLGLPIVDRVARQHGGALRLLPNTPHGLRAQLVVRAG
- the ompR gene encoding two-component system response regulator OmpR translates to MDDTLPRVLLVDDDLRLRELLQRYLQSQGFDVRGVGDGVQLRQALDRGHFDLIVLDLMLPGESGLDICRRLRGQGDATPIVMLTAKGDEIDRIVGLEIGADDYVPKPVNPRELLARIRSVLRRTRPVPGAPQPEGGEVAFGPFRLDLGRRELTRDGALLRLTGGEFAVLSVLLRHPRQPLSRDRLMSLARGREHDAFERSMDVTIARLRRLLEDDPRQPRLIQTVWGVGYVFVPPEAAP
- a CDS encoding EF-hand domain-containing protein → MSRSILLPFATALSVFALAAPVAAQQRALTDEQKAALLERLKAADTNGDGVIDKAEAEAKLPRLAKRFDTLDADGNGTLSPDEMRAAGQKMAARRTR
- a CDS encoding sterol desaturase family protein — translated: MEDLRLFAGLPLPLLILVAIAALEAAWLARRGVRYDWKGYWASFGDAAGRALLGLLIQGGLVGVLLFAIWEFRLTTIAMDRPWHWIALFVGQEFCYYWMHRADHRVRWFWLNHSVHHSAEQYNLSTAYRLGWTGKLTGAAVFFGPLVWLGFPVPYVVGALALNLLYQYWLHTELVPRLPRPIEFVFNTPAHHRVHHASNPEYLDCNYGGVLIVFDRLFGTCREERPGVPIRYGLVDPVRSYNPVKIAFHAWVKLLRDLRRARGLRQVGMTLFGPPGYVPGGTDDGRPRG
- the hglS gene encoding 2-oxoadipate dioxygenase/decarboxylase HglS, with protein sequence MTAFVSPDRIRCLFAQAMSDMYRAEVPLYGDLIALVGDINADTLQRDPALAERLQRTGETERLDLERHGAIRVGTPAELAMLGRVFALMGMHPVGYYDLTVAGVPVHATAFRPLTEEALAANPFRIFTSLLRLELIADAALRAEAEAILARRDIFTAGARALVDQAERDGGLSDADAQRFVAEVLETFRWHGDATVSLETYRALHGLHRLVADVVSFRGPHINHLTPRTLDIDAAQAAMLERGLQAKALIEGPPRRAVPILLRQTSFKALEEEVAFPDATGTLVPGSHSARFGEIEQRGLALTPAGRELYDRLLAQVRQAGGAGNTAADYPQRLAEAFAEFPDDETALRRDGLGYFRYRLIDAGAAMPASERAALTPDALVDAGFAVADPIVYEDFLPVSAAGIFQSNLGGGEQRAYDAHANQEAFEAALGKAIHDPFALYARAQDASIAALRR
- a CDS encoding ribonucleoside-diphosphate reductase subunit alpha, coding for MTPTDTAVADAGTIPSQKDAFALTPPPTATAMSVTKRNGSREPVDLNKIVRAVQRNCEGLHAIDPMRVATRTISGLYDGASTRELDELSIRTAALLTGEEPEYSRLAARLLAGYITKEVTGQEIHAFSQSVTRGHEVGLINERLLNFVQTNARKLNDALDASLDLHFDYFGLRTLYDRYLLRHPHTRKVIETPQQFFLRIACALSEDVPEALALYRRMGHLDYLPSSPTLFNSGTTHEQLSSCFLLDSPQDTLESIYARYGDIAQLSKFSGGIGVSYTRVRSRGSLIKSTNGHSNGIVPWLKTLDSSVAAVNQGGKRKGAACVYLETWHADIEDFLELRDNTGDEARRTHNLNLANWVPDLFMKRVEADQDWSLFDPRVVPELTDLYGAAFDLAYTQAELQGKAIKTVSARKLYGRMMRTLAETGNGWMTFKDKCNAASNQTLRPGNVIHLSNLCTEILEVTSADETAVCNLGSINLARHFDRDAETGREWFDFDKLAETVRLAVRQLDRVIDLNFYPIETARRGNLRWRPVGLGCMGLQDVFFKLRLPFDSAEARALSAKIAETIYFHALETSVDLAQERGRHPSFADTRAANGELQFDAWSVVPENRERWDALRERIREHGLRNSLLIAIAPTATIASIAGCYECVEPQVSNLFKRETLSGDFLQVNRYLVDELKKLGLWTPETRDAIKLAEGSIQGMAQIPETLQQVYRTAWELPMRSLIDMAADRGAFIDQSASLNLFMESPNIGALSSMYMYAWKRGIKTTYYLRSRPATRIAKTTVSSAAAAEPKREYTPAEAIACSLENPEACEACQ